A stretch of Carboxydothermus pertinax DNA encodes these proteins:
- a CDS encoding ATP-binding protein: MAAEVKSLPQTTTHGISIEGMLAKKADEECPKCAGLEYCKMPQKGWRPVLHEEATKLYKIPTFAWASCRYFARQVAEEQKREYINERFEGKTFETYSVNFQNKQAFDKCFEYAQNFSWHTTEGLLLSGPVGTGKTHLAAAILKVVLERGIPGAMILVPKLLDEIRLAYHDETADRKLAEKVANKRFLVLDDIGAERTTDWVQEELFKLINTRYEKKLPTVLTTNCTIEELIEKLGERIVDRLVEMCEPVKIEGKSYRLQIRKDKKDKNRRK, from the coding sequence GTGGCGGCCGAGGTAAAAAGTCTGCCGCAAACGACTACTCATGGTATTTCGATTGAAGGAATGCTGGCTAAAAAAGCTGATGAAGAATGCCCAAAGTGTGCTGGCCTTGAATATTGCAAAATGCCGCAGAAAGGCTGGCGACCGGTACTGCATGAAGAAGCGACGAAGCTATATAAAATACCTACCTTTGCCTGGGCTTCGTGTAGATATTTTGCCCGGCAAGTAGCAGAAGAGCAAAAACGGGAATACATAAACGAACGTTTCGAAGGTAAAACTTTTGAAACTTACAGCGTTAATTTTCAGAATAAGCAAGCATTTGATAAATGTTTTGAATATGCCCAAAACTTTAGTTGGCATACGACAGAAGGATTACTTCTTTCCGGGCCAGTTGGTACCGGGAAAACTCACCTGGCAGCGGCAATTCTAAAAGTTGTGCTTGAGCGGGGAATACCGGGAGCGATGATACTGGTGCCGAAGTTGCTGGACGAAATCCGTTTGGCTTACCACGATGAGACAGCGGACCGGAAACTTGCAGAAAAAGTCGCTAATAAACGCTTTCTGGTATTAGACGATATTGGAGCAGAACGAACTACCGATTGGGTGCAGGAAGAGCTTTTCAAGCTTATAAACACCAGGTACGAAAAAAAATTACCTACGGTGCTGACTACAAATTGCACAATAGAAGAATTAATTGAAAAACTCGGGGAGCGGATAGTTGATAGATTAGTTGAAATGTGCGAACCGGTGAAGATTGAGGGGAAATCATACCGGTTGCAGATAAGGAAAGACAAGAAGGATAAAAACAGGAGGAAATAA
- a CDS encoding single-stranded DNA-binding protein, which produces MFNKIILVGRLTRDPELWHTPQGTPVATITIATDRPYTSKEGEREADFVDVVVWNKLAEIVNEFGQKGRLVLIEGRLQIRSYEKEGQKRRVYEVVASNVKFLDKPKRKEELAVEDMLDGAVEIEISDEDLPF; this is translated from the coding sequence ATGTTCAACAAAATCATCTTAGTTGGCCGTCTCACCCGGGACCCGGAGCTTTGGCATACACCCCAGGGAACGCCGGTAGCAACTATAACCATAGCGACGGACAGGCCCTACACGTCCAAAGAAGGCGAACGGGAAGCGGATTTCGTGGACGTTGTAGTGTGGAACAAACTGGCGGAAATAGTGAATGAGTTTGGGCAAAAGGGGCGGTTAGTCCTGATTGAAGGCAGGCTGCAAATACGGAGCTACGAAAAAGAGGGCCAAAAGCGACGGGTTTATGAAGTTGTGGCGAGTAATGTGAAATTCCTTGACAAACCGAAGAGAAAGGAAGAATTGGCTGTGGAAGATATGTTAGACGGAGCGGTGGAGATTGAGATTAGCGATGAGGACTTACCGTTTTAG